Proteins encoded together in one candidate division WWE3 bacterium window:
- a CDS encoding ATP-binding protein yields MALYLNFRDLLPGKKKTPAAAPETPTDNPAQTLAAGMVNVADIIAPSAIEVDFDHLKIGTTFFRTLFVSGYPRFVGANWLSPLITFDHTLDISMFYYPVQAQGVLDDLRHKIAEMEATLASDSEHGKVVDPTVRAALEDAKSLQDQLVKGAERFFQFSLYITIPATNLDELNAVTKRVEGTLGSIMIISKHATLQMEQAFQTTTPTCLDKILVTRNMDTTSLATTFPFTSSELTSNEGILYGINKHNGSLVIFDRFTLENANSVVFAKAGAGKSYFVKLEALRSLMFGTDVIVLDPENEYDRLCEAVGGEYIEFSSSSQSKINPFDLAGVTGSGENELGLKILSLHSLFKIIYGTISNTEEAILDRALVATYKLKGITPDPETQRTQEPPLMEDLYKVLLGMEEVEAKGLATRLERYIKGSMAGIFDHHSNLNLDNSFTVFSTKQLEDVLRPIAMFIILDYIWTKVKREMKKRILIVDEAWYMMQSPDSASFLYSMAKRCRKYFLGLTTITQNVGDFLGTDFGQAIISNSSLQILLKQSPSEIDKLGDVFYLSDGEKRLLLSAGIGEGLFFAGANHVAIQVVASPEEHKLITTKPSEVLKIKEDAKTEELKENLTSGSSGVTEVNIP; encoded by the coding sequence ATGGCCTTATACTTAAATTTTAGAGATTTATTACCGGGGAAGAAAAAAACACCAGCCGCCGCTCCCGAAACCCCGACGGATAATCCGGCTCAAACTTTGGCCGCCGGCATGGTTAATGTAGCCGACATTATTGCTCCCTCAGCCATCGAGGTAGACTTTGATCATTTAAAAATCGGAACCACTTTTTTTAGGACCCTCTTTGTTTCCGGCTACCCCAGATTCGTCGGCGCCAACTGGCTATCACCATTAATTACTTTTGATCATACCTTAGACATTTCCATGTTTTATTATCCGGTTCAAGCCCAAGGAGTTTTAGATGATTTACGGCATAAAATTGCCGAAATGGAGGCAACATTAGCTTCCGATAGCGAGCATGGTAAAGTGGTGGATCCAACAGTGCGGGCCGCTTTGGAGGACGCTAAATCGCTGCAAGATCAATTAGTAAAAGGAGCGGAACGCTTTTTCCAATTCTCCTTATATATTACGATTCCGGCCACTAACCTGGATGAATTAAATGCTGTCACTAAGCGGGTCGAAGGGACACTAGGCTCGATCATGATTATTTCTAAACACGCCACTTTACAAATGGAACAGGCTTTTCAAACCACCACGCCGACTTGTTTAGACAAGATTTTAGTGACCAGGAACATGGACACGACCTCTTTGGCAACGACGTTTCCCTTTACCTCATCAGAATTAACCAGCAACGAAGGAATTCTATATGGTATTAATAAACATAACGGTTCTTTAGTTATTTTTGACCGCTTTACTTTGGAAAACGCTAACTCGGTGGTTTTTGCCAAGGCCGGGGCCGGAAAGTCTTACTTTGTGAAATTAGAGGCTTTACGCTCCTTAATGTTTGGAACTGACGTGATTGTACTAGATCCGGAAAATGAGTACGACCGCTTATGTGAAGCGGTTGGCGGCGAGTACATCGAATTTTCCTCAAGCTCTCAATCTAAAATAAATCCTTTTGATCTGGCTGGCGTCACAGGTAGTGGTGAGAATGAACTAGGTTTAAAAATCTTAAGTCTGCACTCGCTTTTTAAAATAATTTACGGCACAATTAGTAACACTGAGGAGGCCATTTTGGATCGCGCTTTGGTGGCTACCTACAAGCTAAAGGGCATTACTCCCGATCCCGAAACCCAGCGCACCCAAGAGCCGCCATTGATGGAAGATCTTTATAAAGTGTTGCTGGGCATGGAAGAAGTCGAGGCCAAAGGTTTGGCGACCAGACTCGAAAGATATATTAAGGGCAGTATGGCCGGGATTTTTGATCACCATAGTAATTTAAATTTAGATAACAGCTTTACGGTCTTTTCAACCAAGCAACTGGAGGATGTGCTGCGGCCCATTGCCATGTTTATTATCCTTGATTACATTTGGACTAAAGTAAAACGAGAAATGAAGAAACGGATTTTAATTGTGGATGAAGCTTGGTATATGATGCAAAGCCCCGATAGCGCCAGTTTCCTATACTCCATGGCCAAGCGTTGCCGCAAATATTTCTTGGGACTAACCACAATTACTCAAAATGTCGGCGACTTTTTAGGAACCGACTTTGGCCAAGCCATTATTTCCAACTCTTCACTGCAAATACTGCTAAAGCAAAGTCCTTCAGAAATCGACAAATTGGGCGACGTTTTCTACTTGTCTGACGGGGAAAAAAGATTATTACTCTCCGCTGGCATTGGAGAGGGTCTGTTCTTTGCCGGCGCTAATCACGTCGCCATCCAAGTCGTCGCCTCGCCTGAAGAGCATAAATTAATTACCACTAAGCCTTCCGAGGTTTTAAAAATTAAAGAAGACGCTAAAACTGAGGAACTTAAAGAAAATCTAACATCGGGGTCAAGTGGCGTAACAGAGGTTAACATTCCATAA